The following nucleotide sequence is from Stanieria sp. NIES-3757.
GCAAAGTTTAAAGACTGAAAATCCAGATTGGAATAGTTGGTTATTGTTTTTTCTTCATTCCCTAAAGCGACAAAAAGACCGTTTGGCAGTCAAATTAGAGAGAGAAAAGATTATGCAAAGTTCTCTCCCAGAATTATCGGTGAAAATTCTAGAACTGGCTAAAGAACACGGCAGAATTACTACAGGGGAAATTGAAAGATATACCCAGGCTAATCGCAGTACTATCAAAGCCAGAATTAATGATTTGCTAGGGATGAAAAAATTAATCCGACATGGTAAAGGAAGATCTACTTGGTATTCTCTTTTTTAAAGATTGGGATATCTTTATATCTAGATATCTTTACTCTATAATTATCGCCCAGTTAAGTCTTTCTGCATCGCTTCAATCGCCTTTTTAGATAAGGGTATTGGTTGCTGTTGATTAAATGAAATTGCAATATCGACAATTCTCTGTAAATATCCCGCAGATTTACCATCAGTCCGAGCTTGACGATACCACTGCCATAATTGATTTTGCCTTTTTCTGTAAGCTTTCCAGTCCAACAAAAACATCTCTCGCCCTGCTGTAGAAAAAGTAGTTTGCTCAACCAACCTATTAATTCGCTGTCGTGTCAGTTCATCTCTATTTAATGCCTTGGCAAACATCAACCAGTCTTCTTTAGCTGGAGCATAACCCCTATTTCCCAATAATTGCTCGTTCCAATCCTTTCCTAATAATGGTCGCAATCTCAAAACACTTGGCAGCAGTTTAGCAATTCGCCAGGACATTTCTTCTCCAGGGCAGTCTCCATCTAACGCCAAGATAATTGTTGTTCCCTTTTGAGTAGCTTGAGTAAGTATCGCTCGAGGAATACTCCCCGCCCCGTCAACAGAAATATAAATCGTTCTACCGTAGATTGAATCTCCCCTCAAAGCAGCCAGTGAAATCGCATCAATGGGAGATTCAACCAAAAATATCTTGTGGACAAAGCCTTCACCAATACCAAAGAAAAACCAACCTTCATTCCTCTTAGTTCCTGGGGTGAGTAATTTAAGATTGCCAGATATGCTCCTCAAACTAGCCCCAACCGCTTCACCCATTTGAAAATCTTCGGTTATCGAATATCGGAAAAACATGACATTACTGCAATTGTCTGCATCGATCTTTCCTTGCTGGTGGAGGATATCGACCAGATAACTGGGTAATACCCGACGGTCGATTAGATACTCTTTTACATCCTTCCATTTGTCAGGAGCGCGCCGATTACACCTGGGTAGTTTTTCTAGTTCTTTGACCTTGGGTAGAATATTTTTGTTAGGTTTTCTAGGTGATAAATCTACAGGTTTACCCCATAAAAAATCCATGGCACTAACAAAATCGCACCCAAGAACGTGAGTCACCAAACTAATTGCACCACCACCCCCAGTTTGTGCCAGATGGTCGAAGAAAACTCCCCGTTCGGGATCGATTGAAATCGTACAGCCACTAATGCGCCACTTCTTCTTATCGTGACAATCGCGTTCCATTCCCAACCATTGGGCTACTTCTTCTAAATCGAACTGACGTACCTCTTCAACTATTTCTGGCGGATAAAGGGGAGTTTTACTGTTTGATATGAATTGCATTATTCCCCTACCCTCGATACATTCTTCGACAGCGAGGATAGTACTTCGGTATCTCCCTGGCTAATAGCTAGAAGAAAAGAAGCAATTTGCATGTCAATATCTGCTTCAAATAATGCTGACTTTAAGGAACTACCCCTTCTGACCAAACTAATAGCTCGATTGACCTTAGTTTGAGTCTCTTCATCAATATCTAATATTCTCTGTCGAACTACTTTTTGCCAGCCAAAATAAAGATCGTGAACTTTGAGAAGGTTGTCTACTCGCTTGTCAAAGTTGACATCTTTTACTGGAGACTGTTTGGTCAGGTAGATGGATAAATCTTCTGCTCGATTTATTAGTTTTGTTGATTCTATCGTTTCTGACACTGAAGAAGATTGTCTTTCTGCATTAGATTCAATCTCAACCGCTCGTTCCTCACTCGAATCTGAAATTAATTTTGCTGGTTTATCTTTATTGTCAGTTTGAGTAAAATTTTCTCTATCATTGTCGAATTTTTCCCGAACTAAATCGCGGTCATAGTTTTGCTTAAGAATAGCTGTATTAGGTAATTCCTGCTCGATTTCATTACCTCTATCTCCCTCAAGTCGCTGTAAATCATCATTTGTTTTCTGTTGTTGTTGCTGTATTTCTACTGCCTTACTTTCGGAAACATCCGAACTCAAATCTGCTTCTGTTTTAGGTATTGGTGAAAAAACAGAATTACCATCTTGCCTGACATAAGAAAATTGGTCGAGAGCCATTTCTGCTAATGATGAAATTACTGCCAAATCAATCTCGGCAGCTTGAGCCGATTCAATAACACTTAGATCGCCATTTCTTGCCAAAGCGATAAAACGTCTGACCTTACTTACTACTGGGTCATCCGCTGTGGTAAAACCGCGCTCGATTGCTAGAGTCAGTCCGCGAGCTACATCATCTAAATTAGCTGCACGACCAGAACTAACTTTTATTGTTTGACGGTCTATATCGGCAATTGTTTTACGAGTTTGAGGGGTAATTTTGATTCCCAAATCGACAACGCTGTTACTATGCTCGATCTGGAAATTGTAGAC
It contains:
- a CDS encoding similar to mobilization protein, which codes for MQFISNSKTPLYPPEIVEEVRQFDLEEVAQWLGMERDCHDKKKWRISGCTISIDPERGVFFDHLAQTGGGGAISLVTHVLGCDFVSAMDFLWGKPVDLSPRKPNKNILPKVKELEKLPRCNRRAPDKWKDVKEYLIDRRVLPSYLVDILHQQGKIDADNCSNVMFFRYSITEDFQMGEAVGASLRSISGNLKLLTPGTKRNEGWFFFGIGEGFVHKIFLVESPIDAISLAALRGDSIYGRTIYISVDGAGSIPRAILTQATQKGTTIILALDGDCPGEEMSWRIAKLLPSVLRLRPLLGKDWNEQLLGNRGYAPAKEDWLMFAKALNRDELTRQRINRLVEQTTFSTAGREMFLLDWKAYRKRQNQLWQWYRQARTDGKSAGYLQRIVDIAISFNQQQPIPLSKKAIEAMQKDLTGR